In the Elusimicrobiota bacterium genome, one interval contains:
- the rpiB gene encoding ribose 5-phosphate isomerase B: MKIVIGTDHRGVAVKNELRKYLSTKGFDVTDAGTNSVESCDYPDYAFVVAEHVSKKLADRGVLVCGSGIGMSIAANKVDGIRAALCLTPLAAQRSVEHNNANVLVVSADFTSIEDMKKIVDTWFTAGFTGGRHERRINKIAEYEQQRCKKLK, encoded by the coding sequence ATGAAGATTGTTATTGGTACTGATCATCGCGGGGTGGCGGTAAAAAATGAGTTACGGAAGTACTTAAGCACAAAAGGTTTTGATGTTACCGACGCGGGGACGAATAGCGTGGAATCATGTGACTACCCTGACTACGCGTTTGTCGTAGCGGAACATGTATCAAAAAAACTTGCTGACCGCGGAGTACTTGTTTGTGGGTCAGGTATAGGGATGAGTATCGCTGCAAATAAGGTTGATGGTATACGTGCGGCATTATGCCTTACTCCACTCGCAGCACAGAGGTCGGTAGAGCATAATAATGCTAATGTTTTGGTTGTATCCGCGGATTTTACGTCAATTGAAGATATGAAAAAAATTGTTGATACATGGTTCACTGCAGGTTTTACCGGTGGGAGGCATGAGAGGCGGATTAATAAAATTGCAGAGTATGAACAGCAAAGGTGTAAGAAATTAAAATAA
- the deoC gene encoding deoxyribose-phosphate aldolase, giving the protein MSNADLARMIDHTVLKADATEDDIAKLCEEAKKYGFFSVCVNPSNISAAKRFLHGSQVKVCTVIGFPLGATTTKAKVEETRDAVSLGVNEVDMVMNIGAMKSRKYAYVLEDIRAVKETAGELVLKVILETCYLTDDEKVYACKLAKEAGADFVKNSTGFGTSGVSEKDIKLMRKTVGEEMGVKASGGVKTREIAMIMVAAGATRIGTSSGVTIVSAD; this is encoded by the coding sequence ATGAGTAACGCGGATCTTGCCAGAATGATAGACCACACGGTTTTAAAAGCCGATGCTACGGAAGATGATATCGCGAAATTGTGTGAGGAAGCAAAAAAATATGGTTTTTTTAGTGTATGCGTTAACCCGTCAAATATATCCGCGGCGAAAAGGTTCTTGCACGGGTCACAAGTGAAGGTTTGTACTGTCATCGGGTTTCCTTTAGGTGCAACAACTACAAAAGCTAAAGTGGAAGAAACAAGAGACGCGGTTTCTTTAGGCGTTAATGAGGTGGATATGGTAATGAATATAGGCGCGATGAAATCGCGGAAGTATGCTTATGTACTTGAAGATATCCGCGCGGTAAAAGAAACAGCGGGGGAGTTGGTCCTGAAAGTTATTCTTGAAACGTGTTATCTCACAGATGATGAAAAGGTTTATGCGTGCAAGTTAGCAAAAGAAGCAGGTGCGGATTTTGTTAAAAACTCCACAGGGTTTGGTACCAGCGGTGTGTCTGAGAAAGATATTAAACTAATGCGTAAAACTGTGGGAGAAGAGATGGGCGTAAAAGCATCAGGCGGAGTGAAGACCCGTGAGATTGCAATGATAATGGTTGCCGCCGGTGCAACACGGATCGGTACGTC
- a CDS encoding tetratricopeptide repeat protein → MKKNVRIVLLSIFVLTFPGQYCAGVDVDTPELVQAAVGYANTGQYAKAIEEFKKVVEKDPGNFQATLGLGIVYTHTGEYALAQKFLELAVAAQVESLAARYSLALVYDKNGNWQQAAEQWLKVAGLTKDKKTRELAEKHYNQAKFEAEQTKPGQK, encoded by the coding sequence ATGAAAAAAAATGTCAGGATCGTATTACTCTCAATTTTTGTGTTAACATTTCCCGGGCAGTATTGCGCGGGCGTAGATGTTGATACGCCTGAACTTGTGCAGGCTGCAGTTGGGTATGCAAATACCGGGCAGTATGCTAAAGCTATAGAAGAGTTTAAGAAAGTTGTGGAAAAAGACCCTGGAAATTTTCAGGCAACACTGGGATTAGGGATTGTTTATACCCATACCGGTGAGTATGCGCTAGCACAAAAGTTTTTGGAGTTGGCAGTGGCAGCACAGGTGGAATCATTAGCGGCAAGGTATTCTCTGGCGTTGGTATACGACAAAAACGGTAACTGGCAGCAGGCAGCAGAACAGTGGTTAAAAGTTGCCGGATTGACAAAGGATAAGAAAACACGGGAACTTGCGGAAAAGCATTATAACCAGGCTAAGTTTGAAGCTGAACAAACGAAGCCCGGGCAGAAATAG